A genomic segment from Chitinophaga flava encodes:
- a CDS encoding cytochrome c oxidase subunit 3, protein MNVSDMPVKAEETQSHRNFYYPPGGLLMWIVILLELLTFGIAIVIMLYYAGEERALFHTSAAKLNRTIGSVNTVVLLTSGYCMARCVGLFRTGTIKQSDRQLLYALMAGMVFLTLKSVEYGQKAAEGLTLGENTFFDFYWMLTGFHVIHVIIGMVILIYWKTTRSRRTDEEAMQHLEAGAAFWHLCDLIWLLLFPVLYLIF, encoded by the coding sequence ATGAACGTATCAGATATGCCGGTTAAGGCAGAGGAAACGCAGTCGCACAGGAATTTCTACTATCCGCCCGGCGGCCTCTTAATGTGGATCGTGATCCTGCTGGAGTTGCTAACCTTCGGTATCGCTATCGTGATCATGTTGTACTATGCAGGAGAGGAGCGGGCATTGTTCCACACCTCCGCAGCAAAACTCAACAGGACCATCGGTTCAGTGAATACTGTGGTCCTGCTGACAAGTGGTTACTGCATGGCGCGTTGTGTAGGATTGTTTCGAACAGGTACCATCAAACAGAGTGATAGGCAATTGTTGTACGCACTGATGGCGGGGATGGTATTTCTGACGCTCAAATCGGTGGAATACGGACAGAAAGCGGCAGAAGGACTCACGCTGGGTGAGAATACTTTCTTTGATTTTTACTGGATGCTGACCGGCTTCCACGTGATCCATGTGATCATCGGTATGGTAATCCTGATATACTGGAAAACTACCCGTTCCCGGCGCACGGACGAAGAAGCAATGCAACACCTGGAGGCCGGGGCAGCTTTCTGGCATTTATGTGATCTCATCTGGTTGTTGTTGTTCCCTGTTCTGTACCTCATTTTCTAA
- a CDS encoding c-type cytochrome, with amino-acid sequence MLTKSSARIFFLGGTIVTFLIFIGLSWHTLSKDIPHRTHQEKLTPSVIAGKRLFEANNCMGCHTIMGEGGYYAPELTKVVERRGEAYIKVVLGSKMPWAPRGRKMVAYGFNEMQAQELYDFLKWVGEMDLNGFPPKPNYKSTINTK; translated from the coding sequence ATGCTTACAAAGAGTAGCGCCAGGATATTCTTCCTCGGCGGCACGATCGTCACGTTCCTTATATTCATTGGCTTATCGTGGCATACACTCAGCAAAGATATTCCTCATAGAACGCATCAGGAAAAACTGACTCCTTCTGTGATTGCAGGTAAGCGGTTGTTTGAAGCCAATAACTGCATGGGCTGCCATACTATTATGGGAGAGGGTGGCTACTATGCGCCTGAACTAACCAAAGTGGTTGAACGCAGAGGAGAAGCCTATATTAAAGTGGTGCTGGGCTCAAAGATGCCATGGGCGCCGAGGGGCCGCAAAATGGTGGCCTATGGTTTCAACGAAATGCAGGCGCAGGAGTTGTACGACTTTCTCAAATGGGTGGGAGAAATGGATCTCAACGGTTTTCCGCCCAAACCGAACTATAAATCTACTATCAACACCAAATAA
- a CDS encoding CbbQ/NirQ/NorQ/GpvN family protein produces the protein MNMDVAEACGTTAPFYQPTGQEEAVFRHAFRNRIPVLLKGPTGTGKSRFVEYMATQLRQPLITVSCHEETSSTDLIGRFIIKGAETIWIDGPLTTAVKTGAILYLDEVAEARPDVIVAIHPLTDHRRELFIDKLGTTVPAAESFMLVASFNPGYQRGYKELKPSTRQRFAGISFRYPDASSEAAILIQESGVEEGVATRLVKIAARIRNLRELGLAETVSTRLLVDAAKLIHSGLPRRLAVRTAMIEPLTDDDETIAALCDLADLMI, from the coding sequence ATGAACATGGATGTTGCGGAAGCATGCGGTACGACTGCTCCTTTTTATCAGCCGACAGGGCAGGAAGAAGCCGTTTTTCGTCACGCATTTCGCAACAGGATACCGGTGCTGCTGAAGGGGCCGACAGGTACAGGGAAGTCGCGCTTCGTCGAATACATGGCCACGCAGTTGAGACAGCCGCTGATCACCGTCAGTTGCCACGAAGAAACATCTTCCACTGATCTGATCGGCCGTTTTATCATCAAGGGTGCAGAAACGATCTGGATCGACGGACCGCTGACAACTGCAGTGAAAACGGGTGCTATCCTGTACCTCGATGAGGTAGCTGAGGCACGGCCGGACGTAATCGTGGCCATCCACCCACTGACTGACCACCGGCGTGAACTCTTTATCGATAAGTTGGGCACAACGGTGCCTGCGGCAGAAAGTTTTATGTTGGTAGCGTCTTTCAATCCGGGGTACCAGCGCGGTTACAAAGAACTGAAACCATCTACGAGACAGCGTTTTGCGGGTATTTCCTTTCGCTATCCTGATGCGTCTTCGGAAGCCGCTATCCTGATACAGGAGAGTGGTGTGGAAGAAGGGGTGGCCACACGGTTGGTGAAGATCGCTGCCAGGATCCGCAACCTACGGGAACTGGGCCTTGCGGAAACTGTATCTACCCGGCTGCTGGTGGATGCCGCCAAGTTGATCCACAGCGGACTGCCCAGGCGACTGGCGGTACGCACCGCAATGATTGAACCACTTACTGATGATGATGAAACCATTGCCGCACTCTGCGACCTTGCTGACCTGATGATCTGA
- a CDS encoding cbb3-type cytochrome c oxidase subunit I has protein sequence MKYKSQQVAYWFFALAMLLLALQIVYGFVMGFARVGYDVLHTVAPFNTARAVHTNLLVVWLLTGFMGAAYYIIPEEAEQELVSVKLAYVQLISLALVGVTAIVGYHFNYWEGRKFLEIPRPLDYLVVINVLLFLGLILVTLFKSAKRTTTSLVLTMGLVFAALLYLPGMIWFDNQAVDSFFRWWVVHLWVEGVWELILGGILSFLLIKLTGVDREVIEKWLYVIVGLTFISGILGTGHHYYFIGTGKTWLIIGGIFSALEPLAFLGMVLFAVAMYRKGEKKHPNKIALNWTLGTAIISFIGAGVLGFAHTLPQVNLYTHGTLVTAMHGHLAFWGAYAMIVLAFISYAMPNLTGRKLYDTSRGNYAFWLSNIGMLGMTVAFGVAGVTQVYLERKMGLEFGDVQNEIKVHFVVLIFCAMMFATGITLYILEFLRYGRPVYDAPEAKP, from the coding sequence ATGAAATATAAAAGTCAACAAGTCGCCTATTGGTTCTTTGCGCTCGCGATGCTGTTGCTGGCACTGCAGATCGTCTATGGTTTTGTGATGGGTTTTGCCCGGGTGGGTTATGATGTGTTGCATACGGTGGCTCCTTTCAACACTGCCCGCGCCGTGCATACTAATTTGCTCGTCGTATGGTTGCTGACTGGTTTTATGGGGGCGGCATACTACATCATCCCGGAAGAGGCGGAACAGGAACTGGTGAGCGTGAAACTGGCTTATGTTCAGCTGATATCGCTGGCATTGGTAGGTGTTACCGCCATCGTCGGCTACCATTTTAACTACTGGGAAGGCCGGAAGTTTCTGGAGATTCCGCGGCCGCTGGATTATCTCGTGGTGATCAATGTGTTGCTGTTCCTCGGCCTGATCCTCGTTACCTTGTTTAAAAGTGCGAAACGTACCACTACCTCGCTGGTGTTGACGATGGGGCTGGTGTTTGCTGCGCTGTTGTACCTGCCGGGAATGATCTGGTTCGACAACCAGGCGGTTGATTCTTTCTTCCGTTGGTGGGTGGTGCATCTCTGGGTGGAAGGCGTTTGGGAACTGATCCTGGGCGGAATCCTGTCTTTCCTGCTGATAAAGCTCACCGGTGTGGACCGCGAGGTGATTGAGAAGTGGTTGTATGTGATCGTGGGCCTGACATTCATTTCCGGTATTCTTGGCACAGGCCACCACTACTATTTCATTGGTACAGGCAAAACCTGGCTCATCATCGGTGGCATCTTCTCCGCACTGGAGCCGCTGGCCTTCCTTGGCATGGTGCTGTTTGCGGTGGCCATGTACCGGAAAGGTGAAAAGAAACATCCTAACAAAATTGCGCTCAACTGGACATTGGGGACGGCCATCATTTCATTCATAGGTGCCGGTGTACTTGGCTTTGCGCATACATTGCCGCAGGTGAATCTATACACACACGGTACGCTGGTAACGGCCATGCACGGCCATCTGGCCTTCTGGGGCGCTTATGCGATGATCGTGCTGGCATTCATCAGCTATGCGATGCCTAACCTGACAGGGCGCAAATTATATGACACATCCCGTGGTAACTATGCCTTCTGGCTCTCCAACATCGGCATGCTGGGCATGACCGTAGCCTTTGGTGTGGCCGGCGTGACACAGGTATACCTCGAACGCAAGATGGGCCTGGAGTTCGGTGATGTGCAAAATGAAATCAAAGTACATTTCGTAGTCCTCATTTTTTGTGCAATGATGTTCGCCACCGGCATCACACTGTACATCCTCGAGTTCCTGCGATATGGCAGACCAGTATATGATGCCCCGGAGGCAAAACCATAA
- a CDS encoding DUF2249 domain-containing protein produces the protein MMHISNSTRISALIAANAQVIDQIAAISPHFRKLKNPLLRKVLAPRVTIAEAAKIGNCSVEDIYAVLRPLGFIIDAVPQSVVPTVQPQHVVAERAFNHSLDVREMIAAGHDPFQRIMQEVRLLEPGQTLLLINSFEPTPLFRILQKQGFEMAVRKVDTETVYSYITKISAGQESAQEGNAAEDLFQVMADKFCGRFQKIDVRALPMPQPMVVILQALETLPENMALFVEHKKVPLFLLPELKERQYAAVHRLGDQGVQLIIYKT, from the coding sequence ATGATGCACATTTCCAACTCCACCCGCATCTCTGCCCTGATAGCAGCAAACGCACAAGTGATTGACCAGATCGCGGCGATCAGTCCGCATTTCCGGAAATTAAAAAATCCACTGCTGCGCAAAGTGCTCGCGCCCCGCGTGACGATCGCGGAAGCTGCCAAAATCGGCAATTGCAGTGTAGAGGATATTTATGCGGTGTTGCGGCCGCTTGGTTTTATCATAGACGCAGTGCCGCAATCCGTTGTACCGACTGTACAGCCGCAGCATGTCGTAGCAGAGCGGGCATTCAACCATTCACTTGATGTCCGTGAAATGATAGCTGCCGGCCACGATCCATTCCAGCGCATCATGCAGGAAGTCAGATTGCTGGAGCCCGGGCAAACGCTGTTGCTGATCAATTCCTTCGAACCAACGCCGTTGTTCCGTATCCTGCAGAAGCAGGGTTTTGAAATGGCGGTACGAAAAGTGGATACGGAAACAGTTTATTCTTATATCACCAAAATATCCGCCGGGCAGGAATCGGCACAAGAAGGCAACGCAGCTGAAGATCTGTTCCAGGTGATGGCCGACAAGTTCTGCGGCCGTTTTCAGAAGATCGACGTACGGGCGTTACCGATGCCTCAGCCCATGGTAGTTATCCTCCAGGCGCTGGAGACATTGCCGGAAAACATGGCCTTATTCGTAGAACATAAAAAAGTCCCTTTATTCCTGTTACCTGAGCTGAAAGAAAGGCAATATGCTGCGGTCCATCGGTTGGGGGATCAGGGCGTACAGCTCATCATTTACAAAACCTGA
- the nirK gene encoding copper-containing nitrite reductase → MMNRIKPLLGTLLGLWLLSGCTGSEKDAGQKSTTPPADIKVVGQSVAETTAPPLVPKPVGSREATKLIVNMEIMEKEGEMADGVKYLYWTFNGTVPGSFIRTRIGDEVEFHLKNHPNNKLPHNIDLHAVTGPGGGAASSFVAPGHEVVFSFKVVNPGLFVYHCATAPVAMHIANGMYGLILVEPEGGLPPVDKEYYIMQGDFYTKGKNGEPGLQPFDMQKAVDEHPDYVVFNGKVGSLTGDNAIKANVGETVRLFVGNGGPNMVSSFHVIGEIFDKVHVEGGDLINKNVQTTLIPAGGATIVDFKVEVPGTFVIVDHSISRTFNKGSLGMLTVTGPENKKLYSGKQTDGIYQPEGGTIQSMPGEKAPAAPKAANLAERIAMGKMVYSKTCLACHQENGMGIPNAFPPLAGSDFLNADAGRVIDIVLHGKTGEVVVNGAKYNGVMPAQTLTDEEIANVLSYVYSNWGNKKQEIKPETVAAKRKH, encoded by the coding sequence ATGATGAACAGGATCAAACCATTGCTTGGAACATTACTCGGCCTGTGGCTGCTGAGCGGCTGCACAGGCTCTGAAAAAGATGCAGGCCAAAAATCCACAACACCGCCCGCAGATATCAAAGTTGTTGGCCAAAGCGTAGCCGAAACGACTGCGCCACCACTGGTGCCAAAACCTGTTGGCTCGCGGGAAGCAACCAAACTTATCGTCAACATGGAGATCATGGAAAAAGAAGGAGAGATGGCCGACGGTGTGAAATACCTTTACTGGACCTTCAACGGTACCGTACCAGGTAGCTTTATCCGTACCCGTATAGGCGATGAAGTGGAATTTCACCTGAAGAACCATCCCAACAACAAACTGCCACACAATATTGACCTGCACGCTGTAACAGGCCCGGGTGGCGGAGCTGCCTCCTCTTTCGTAGCGCCAGGTCACGAAGTTGTATTCTCCTTTAAAGTGGTCAACCCAGGCCTTTTCGTTTATCATTGCGCCACCGCACCAGTAGCCATGCACATCGCAAACGGCATGTACGGCCTTATCCTCGTAGAACCTGAAGGAGGACTGCCACCAGTAGACAAGGAATACTACATCATGCAGGGTGACTTCTACACCAAAGGCAAAAACGGCGAACCAGGCCTGCAGCCCTTTGATATGCAGAAGGCGGTAGATGAGCATCCCGACTACGTGGTGTTCAACGGTAAAGTTGGTTCGCTGACCGGTGATAACGCTATCAAAGCGAATGTCGGTGAAACAGTACGCCTTTTCGTAGGCAACGGTGGGCCCAATATGGTGTCTTCATTCCACGTCATCGGAGAGATTTTCGACAAGGTACACGTGGAAGGTGGAGACCTGATCAACAAAAACGTACAGACCACACTGATTCCTGCGGGAGGAGCTACCATCGTAGACTTCAAGGTAGAGGTGCCAGGTACTTTTGTGATCGTGGACCACTCTATTTCACGCACTTTCAATAAAGGCTCATTAGGTATGCTGACCGTTACAGGTCCTGAGAATAAAAAGTTGTACTCTGGTAAACAAACAGATGGTATCTATCAGCCCGAAGGCGGTACCATTCAGTCTATGCCTGGAGAGAAGGCCCCGGCTGCACCTAAAGCTGCCAACCTCGCAGAGCGGATTGCCATGGGTAAAATGGTGTATTCCAAGACCTGTCTTGCCTGTCACCAGGAAAACGGTATGGGCATCCCCAATGCGTTTCCACCGCTCGCCGGATCCGATTTCCTGAACGCAGATGCAGGCCGTGTGATTGATATCGTGCTGCATGGTAAAACCGGTGAAGTCGTGGTGAACGGCGCCAAATACAATGGTGTGATGCCGGCTCAAACGCTGACAGATGAAGAGATCGCGAATGTGTTGTCATACGTCTACTCCAACTGGGGTAACAAAAAACAGGAAATCAAACCAGAAACGGTTGCGGCTAAACGTAAACATTAA
- a CDS encoding hemerythrin domain-containing protein, with protein sequence MKRSPALVPLSKDHHHGLLQCWKIRYGLSHHIPLERISAYVLFSFDNELEDHFQLEEHFVFTLLPDDHPMRVRAVRQHATLRSIVERLQHARLDGNLLHGFADELDDHIRFEEREMFPYIEKISTEEALSELEKRIDAGWRQPVAQWEDEFWLNKGGL encoded by the coding sequence ATGAAACGCTCGCCTGCTTTGGTTCCTCTTTCCAAAGATCATCATCATGGACTGTTGCAATGCTGGAAGATCCGGTACGGGCTCAGTCATCATATTCCTTTAGAGCGCATCAGTGCGTATGTACTGTTTTCTTTCGATAATGAACTGGAAGATCACTTTCAGCTGGAAGAGCATTTTGTATTCACGTTGTTGCCCGATGATCATCCAATGAGGGTACGGGCTGTCCGTCAGCATGCGACGCTGCGGAGTATAGTAGAAAGGCTGCAGCATGCACGGCTGGATGGAAATCTTCTCCACGGGTTTGCGGATGAACTGGATGATCACATCCGTTTTGAAGAACGTGAAATGTTTCCTTACATCGAAAAGATCAGTACAGAAGAAGCCTTGTCAGAGCTGGAGAAAAGGATTGACGCAGGCTGGCGGCAACCCGTTGCCCAGTGGGAAGACGAGTTTTGGTTAAACAAAGGTGGCTTATGA
- a CDS encoding formylglycine-generating enzyme family protein produces the protein MNNLGFSAICMCASLVVSCSNLTLRPDTLPIEAPATSGTGGEPLSILVAPTDTTSMAEVKGGSYVPFYGKADSSVMVKGFQMDKHPVTNRQFLAFVKLNPQWRRSAVKRIYADGNYLAGWQNDSTLGHSMLEDAPVTNVSWFAAKAYCNAIGKTLPTINQWEYAAMADETTRDARTKASYNQHILSWYEKPNTSGLPVGHTTPNYWGIMDLHGLVWEWTEDFSEVMLSGESRRDVSTDNSMFCGSGSVGASDLMNYAAFMRFAFRGSLKANYCVQNQGFRCVSK, from the coding sequence ATGAACAACTTAGGGTTCTCCGCCATCTGCATGTGTGCTTCACTGGTCGTCTCCTGTTCCAACCTGACATTGCGACCGGACACGTTACCCATAGAAGCACCGGCAACCTCCGGTACAGGCGGAGAGCCCTTATCTATCCTGGTTGCTCCAACAGATACTACAAGTATGGCAGAAGTGAAAGGTGGCAGTTATGTCCCTTTCTACGGCAAGGCTGATTCTTCGGTAATGGTTAAAGGGTTTCAAATGGATAAGCACCCTGTCACCAACCGGCAGTTCCTGGCCTTTGTGAAGCTCAATCCACAATGGCGGCGCTCCGCAGTCAAACGGATTTATGCAGATGGTAATTATCTCGCCGGCTGGCAGAACGATAGTACACTGGGGCACAGCATGTTGGAAGATGCGCCTGTTACCAATGTATCCTGGTTTGCAGCAAAGGCCTACTGTAACGCCATCGGCAAAACGTTGCCTACTATAAATCAGTGGGAATATGCGGCCATGGCCGATGAAACAACACGTGACGCCCGTACTAAGGCGTCTTACAACCAGCATATCCTCAGCTGGTACGAAAAGCCCAATACCTCCGGCCTGCCTGTAGGCCATACCACGCCTAATTACTGGGGCATCATGGATCTGCACGGGCTGGTCTGGGAATGGACAGAGGATTTTAGTGAAGTAATGCTCTCCGGCGAATCACGGAGAGATGTGTCTACCGATAACTCAATGTTTTGCGGAAGCGGTTCCGTTGGGGCCAGCGACCTGATGAACTACGCAGCGTTTATGCGCTTCGCATTTAGGGGAAGCCTCAAAGCGAATTACTGCGTACAAAACCAGGGCTTCCGTTGTGTATCGAAATAA
- a CDS encoding nitric oxide reductase activation protein NorD, producing MALDELIFAKVVRYLRTRKATAARNAHAVLLEEVRPRMLILARALTGQPVELYPAVREGGCKGNDFFLPEKSAWYDNRELNYTFYLFRILYLSAQQKLRHNWYKQEVLSDDDALRLAQEHAPDILRYLFEEYPLSRDYHSLLSTKNMTGGEMPISNNWLYGRWMADEPMKAPQEPLASIPDALPSRLHEQMPRTIVQATPVEEIITLSVDTHQQEDYVLTHNFEKVETADEFSGSWRDFDGADELEEHEEALRELNMKYTVRVNDTAHSVYETGYTANTQVAESNDAEAEGHFIAYDEWDYRKRIYRKDFSKVFPRRQQVSSTAYYDQTIAAHRAVLEQLRRMLTGIHNKWLQQRGQTHGHTIDIDRVTDRFADLAAGHTPGEAVYIADRKREKELSILLLLDLSLSSDSYANGNRVIDVAKQTAILFGEILAEFGIDFAIGGFYSRTRHYTRYVTIKDFDDPWAATRHLAGAPQPEGYTRIGPALRHSGALLQARSASNKWIILLSDGKPNDYDRYEGPYGIADVKQALRELTQQHIHTYALAIEATARYYLPQMFGQDHYQVLSSPAALFTTLIKLYERIRYAG from the coding sequence ATGGCACTGGATGAACTGATATTCGCAAAAGTAGTACGCTATCTGAGAACCCGCAAAGCCACAGCGGCGCGTAATGCTCACGCTGTGCTTCTCGAAGAGGTCAGGCCACGGATGCTCATTCTCGCGAGGGCACTGACAGGACAGCCGGTGGAGTTATACCCGGCTGTCCGCGAAGGCGGTTGCAAAGGCAATGATTTTTTCCTGCCGGAAAAATCGGCCTGGTACGATAACCGCGAACTGAATTATACATTTTACCTGTTCCGCATTCTTTATCTGTCGGCCCAGCAAAAACTCAGACACAACTGGTACAAACAGGAAGTATTGTCTGATGACGACGCTTTGCGCCTGGCGCAGGAACATGCTCCGGACATACTTCGTTATCTTTTCGAAGAGTACCCTTTGAGCCGCGATTATCACAGCTTGTTGTCGACGAAAAACATGACAGGAGGGGAGATGCCGATATCCAACAACTGGCTGTATGGCCGGTGGATGGCCGACGAGCCGATGAAGGCTCCGCAGGAACCGCTTGCCTCCATCCCGGATGCACTTCCATCCAGGCTGCACGAACAGATGCCACGTACTATCGTACAGGCGACACCGGTAGAAGAGATCATTACATTGTCCGTTGATACTCATCAACAGGAAGACTATGTACTGACGCACAACTTCGAAAAAGTGGAAACGGCTGATGAATTCAGTGGCAGCTGGCGCGATTTCGACGGGGCCGACGAGCTGGAAGAACACGAAGAGGCCCTTAGGGAACTGAACATGAAATATACCGTGCGGGTGAACGATACAGCGCACAGCGTTTACGAGACCGGCTATACCGCCAACACGCAGGTTGCCGAAAGTAACGATGCGGAAGCGGAAGGACACTTTATCGCATACGATGAATGGGACTACCGCAAACGCATATACCGCAAGGATTTCAGCAAAGTCTTTCCGCGCCGGCAACAGGTTTCCTCTACGGCCTATTACGACCAGACCATCGCCGCCCACCGGGCGGTGCTTGAGCAACTACGCAGGATGCTTACGGGCATCCACAACAAATGGCTGCAACAACGGGGGCAAACGCATGGTCACACCATCGACATAGACCGCGTCACCGACCGCTTTGCCGACCTGGCGGCGGGCCACACGCCCGGAGAAGCGGTGTATATTGCCGACCGGAAAAGAGAAAAGGAGCTGTCCATCCTGCTGCTGCTCGACCTGAGTTTGTCGAGTGACAGCTACGCCAACGGCAACCGGGTGATAGACGTGGCCAAACAAACAGCTATCCTTTTCGGGGAGATTCTCGCGGAGTTTGGGATCGATTTCGCCATTGGCGGATTTTATTCCAGGACACGGCATTATACCCGTTATGTGACCATCAAAGACTTTGACGATCCCTGGGCCGCCACCCGGCATCTGGCCGGTGCACCTCAACCGGAAGGTTATACCCGCATCGGGCCGGCACTCCGCCACTCCGGGGCCTTATTGCAGGCACGATCAGCCAGTAACAAATGGATTATCCTGTTATCTGATGGCAAGCCGAATGATTACGACCGGTATGAAGGTCCCTATGGTATCGCCGATGTGAAACAGGCCTTGCGTGAGCTTACGCAGCAACATATCCACACATATGCACTGGCTATCGAAGCAACCGCACGTTATTACCTGCCGCAAATGTTCGGGCAGGACCACTATCAGGTATTGTCATCCCCCGCAGCATTGTTCACCACTTTAATCAAATTGTATGAACGTATCAGATATGCCGGTTAA
- a CDS encoding alginate export family protein yields the protein MNKKTLLISLLSIPFFEAAAQQVDVSADMRFRYEHRNGYGGLLPDTAKAADFVVQRSRIIIDYTSPQLKLRISPQSVRTWGDVATNAKTDAAFQMHEAWAEVSFHQKWALRAGRQEFSYDDARILGNVDWTMQARSHDAALLQFKPSAMHTFHAAAALNANRESNSKEPYTVPQYRYLQFGWYHGQRNHLAWSFLFLNQGMPYLREQHEKIAWNQTFGPRLTFQQNVFSADAAFYAQTGGLAGETLNAWYCSGNMSYKFAKGWQAGAGFEYLSGKAGDDASASYKSFTPWFGTNHKFNGYMDYFYVGNHLNSVGLTDIYGNLSYEKPAFKARLTPHFFSSAAPLFTEGQKLKSYLGTELDLTVGFSIIDFVWLNGGCSQMFATAAMEHLKGVSNVNSGNWMFLELQINPKLFTIKTVRKSE from the coding sequence ATGAATAAGAAAACCTTACTTATATCCCTGCTATCCATCCCATTTTTCGAAGCAGCTGCGCAACAGGTAGATGTCAGCGCAGATATGCGGTTCCGGTATGAACACCGCAACGGCTACGGCGGCCTTTTACCCGATACAGCAAAGGCAGCTGACTTTGTAGTACAGCGCAGCCGTATCATCATCGACTATACCTCTCCACAGCTCAAGCTCCGCATTTCTCCGCAAAGCGTGCGTACCTGGGGGGATGTGGCCACTAATGCTAAAACCGATGCTGCCTTTCAGATGCATGAAGCCTGGGCGGAGGTCTCCTTTCATCAGAAATGGGCGTTGCGCGCCGGTCGCCAGGAATTCAGCTACGACGATGCGCGCATCCTCGGTAACGTAGACTGGACCATGCAGGCCCGCAGTCACGATGCTGCCCTGCTGCAATTCAAGCCTTCGGCTATGCATACATTTCACGCTGCCGCCGCACTCAACGCCAACCGGGAAAGTAACAGCAAAGAGCCTTATACTGTTCCACAGTACCGCTACCTGCAATTCGGCTGGTATCACGGCCAACGGAACCATCTCGCCTGGAGCTTCCTGTTCCTGAACCAGGGCATGCCTTATTTGCGGGAGCAGCACGAAAAAATCGCCTGGAACCAAACATTCGGTCCGCGACTCACTTTCCAGCAAAATGTTTTCAGTGCAGATGCGGCATTCTATGCACAAACTGGCGGGCTCGCTGGAGAGACACTCAACGCATGGTATTGCTCCGGCAATATGAGTTACAAGTTTGCAAAAGGCTGGCAAGCCGGTGCCGGTTTCGAATATTTATCAGGTAAAGCAGGCGACGATGCCAGCGCCAGTTACAAGAGTTTTACACCATGGTTTGGCACAAATCATAAGTTCAACGGCTACATGGATTACTTCTATGTAGGCAATCATCTTAATTCTGTTGGGTTGACGGACATATACGGTAATCTATCCTATGAAAAACCCGCTTTTAAAGCGCGGTTGACACCGCATTTTTTTTCATCGGCTGCGCCTTTGTTCACAGAAGGGCAGAAATTAAAAAGCTATCTCGGCACTGAGCTTGATCTCACCGTCGGATTTTCTATTATCGATTTCGTCTGGCTGAATGGCGGATGTTCGCAGATGTTCGCTACCGCTGCCATGGAGCATTTGAAAGGTGTTTCGAATGTCAACTCCGGCAACTGGATGTTCCTGGAATTGCAAATCAACCCGAAATTATTTACCATCAAAACTGTCAGGAAAAGTGAATAA
- a CDS encoding SCO family protein has protein sequence MKTMLYCLACLLLTAACHTDKQQQPTAQNEQTTVDKNAASIFDLASTWKTEEGNTIHLRDLKGKTLVVVMIYTSCKSACPRLVADMLGISEKVPDRAKNNVQYVLVSIDPEHDTPEKLKEFAISKSMDGKEWTFLQGNPETVREFANVLAVKYKEISPMDFSHSNIISVFDPAGRLVHQQEGLGVNNQATVDAIIKTAGNE, from the coding sequence ATGAAAACGATGCTCTATTGTCTGGCATGCCTGCTCCTGACAGCAGCCTGTCATACAGACAAACAACAACAGCCAACAGCACAAAACGAACAAACTACCGTCGATAAAAACGCGGCCTCCATATTTGACCTCGCTTCTACCTGGAAGACGGAAGAAGGCAATACTATCCATTTGCGTGATCTGAAAGGAAAGACGCTGGTAGTGGTAATGATCTATACGAGTTGCAAATCTGCCTGTCCCCGACTGGTGGCCGATATGCTGGGCATCAGCGAAAAAGTGCCGGACCGTGCTAAAAACAATGTACAGTATGTACTCGTGAGCATAGATCCGGAACACGATACACCTGAGAAACTGAAAGAGTTTGCCATCAGTAAGAGTATGGACGGGAAAGAATGGACCTTTTTGCAAGGGAATCCGGAAACGGTGAGGGAATTCGCTAATGTACTTGCCGTAAAGTACAAGGAGATTTCACCTATGGATTTTTCTCACTCCAACATTATCAGTGTATTTGATCCCGCCGGTCGCCTCGTTCATCAACAGGAAGGGCTCGGCGTTAACAACCAGGCAACTGTAGATGCCATCATTAAAACTGCCGGCAATGAATAA